Proteins from one Loktanella sp. M215 genomic window:
- a CDS encoding universal stress protein, which yields MDKILALLDGSAYSESVCHHTAWIAQKLNAGVDAMHVLGRREGAASTDLSGALKLGARSALLQELSSLDAQRARLAQAKGHAILEDAQAILDQDGVPAVRLHLRKGDLLDAVKDLEPDIRAITIGKRGEGADFASGHLGSNLERLIRASRVPVFVASRSYRPITQVLVAYDGSASAKVAIDRMATSAVFAALDLTVLCIGQDTGKALSTAEAAVARLHDAGITAQARTATGEPAKVLDDLVVTGGYDLLVMGAYGHSRIRNLVIGSTTTAMIQTVRIPVLLYR from the coding sequence ATGGACAAGATACTCGCACTGCTGGACGGGTCCGCCTATTCCGAAAGCGTCTGCCACCACACCGCGTGGATCGCGCAAAAGCTGAACGCCGGCGTCGATGCGATGCACGTCTTGGGACGACGCGAAGGGGCCGCATCCACCGACCTGTCAGGCGCCCTGAAACTGGGCGCACGGTCCGCGCTGCTGCAAGAGCTGTCCTCGCTCGACGCGCAGCGCGCCCGGCTCGCACAAGCCAAAGGCCACGCCATCCTCGAGGACGCGCAGGCGATCCTGGATCAGGACGGTGTCCCAGCGGTCAGGCTGCACCTGCGCAAAGGCGATCTGCTGGACGCCGTGAAGGACCTAGAGCCTGACATCCGCGCCATCACCATCGGCAAGCGCGGCGAAGGGGCCGATTTTGCCTCCGGGCATCTGGGGTCGAACCTTGAACGGCTTATCCGGGCGTCCCGCGTGCCGGTCTTCGTCGCCTCGCGCAGCTACAGGCCGATCACGCAGGTGCTGGTCGCCTACGACGGCAGCGCCAGCGCCAAGGTCGCGATCGATCGCATGGCGACCAGCGCGGTCTTTGCGGCTCTGGACCTGACGGTGCTGTGCATCGGTCAGGACACCGGCAAGGCCCTATCGACAGCCGAAGCGGCGGTCGCAAGGCTGCACGATGCTGGCATCACCGCGCAGGCGCGCACCGCAACGGGTGAACCGGCCAAGGTGCTGGACGATCTTGTCGTGACGGGCGGTTACGACCTGCTGGTCATGGGCGCCTATGGCCACAGCCGGATCCGCAATCTGGTCATCGGGTCCACCACGACGGCCATGATCCAGACCGTCAGGATACCGGTCTTGCTCTATCGGTGA
- a CDS encoding YnfA family protein: MTAFPTFAIYAAAALAEIAGCFAVWVWMRQGASAVWLAPGLLSLAAFAVLLSLSPSEAAGRAFAAYGGVYIAASLIWLWLVEGRRPDTWDVTGAVVCLVGAGIILLVPRGS, encoded by the coding sequence ATGACGGCCTTTCCGACCTTTGCGATCTATGCCGCCGCTGCTTTGGCCGAGATTGCCGGATGTTTCGCGGTCTGGGTCTGGATGCGGCAGGGCGCGTCCGCCGTCTGGCTTGCGCCCGGCCTTTTATCCCTTGCCGCCTTTGCCGTGTTGCTGAGCCTGTCGCCGTCGGAGGCCGCCGGCCGCGCCTTTGCGGCTTACGGCGGGGTCTATATTGCGGCCTCTTTAATCTGGCTTTGGCTGGTCGAAGGACGGCGACCCGATACATGGGACGTGACCGGAGCCGTCGTCTGTCTTGTCGGTGCTGGGATCATCCTGCTGGTGCCGCGCGGCAGTTGA
- a CDS encoding MerR family transcriptional regulator encodes MLTIGKLGEAAGVKVPTIRYYEQIGLLPEPERSAGNQRLYGAQARERLAFIRHARDLGFPLEAIRDLLSLSDTPHQSCAAADVIATKQLVAVKERIARLTALQAELERMLSQCAQGTIADCRVIEVLGDHGLCARDHRLPTDGGGVA; translated from the coding sequence ATGCTGACGATCGGAAAACTGGGCGAGGCGGCGGGGGTGAAGGTGCCGACCATCCGCTATTACGAACAGATCGGGCTGTTGCCGGAGCCCGAGCGCAGCGCCGGGAACCAGCGCCTTTACGGGGCGCAGGCGCGCGAACGGCTGGCGTTCATCCGTCATGCGCGCGACCTTGGCTTTCCGCTGGAGGCGATCCGCGACCTGTTGAGCCTGTCTGATACGCCCCACCAGTCCTGTGCCGCCGCCGACGTCATCGCCACAAAACAACTGGTTGCGGTGAAAGAACGGATCGCGCGGCTGACCGCCTTGCAGGCGGAGTTGGAGCGGATGCTGTCGCAATGTGCGCAAGGCACGATCGCGGATTGTCGTGTGATCGAGGTGCTGGGCGATCATGGCCTTTGCGCCAGAGACCACCGCCTGCCGACCGATGGTGGAGGCGTCGCATGA
- a CDS encoding heavy metal translocating P-type ATPase — protein sequence MKMTDTTSCEWTVTGMDCASCAGKVRGAVERLPGVSHVDVALMAERLRLTLDETQTPRGGVEAAVQKLGFGIAPKGQVAPRKGFVLPGGAFPAQTPDADHAPDTTPPPVKTPDPAWHQTAKGRLVIGTGLLLVAAWAVKLLASPGIAQGAFVIATLIGIAPIARRAVNAARARMPFTIEMLMTIAATGALIIGAAEEAALVVFLFAVGEVLEGVAANKARDGIRALAQLVPKTALLDISGRTQEVPADSLTIGQTVLVRPGDRVPADGEVIAGVSGVDESPVTGESVPHLKEPGDPVYAGSINTEAALRVRVTKAAEDNTIARIVRLVEEAESARAPTERFIDRFSRIYMPAVVGVALLVAIVPPLAAAQPWDTWVYRALALLLIGCPCALVISVPASIASAHSAGARHGILMKGGAVIEAAARTTHVAFDKTGTLTVGRPRITDIVPVNGTEAEVLALAAGIEAGASHPLAQAILARAAADGIAPLPATAARALPGKGAEAMVDDALAWVGSPRFATASGVLDDTAQRRATTLEEDGKTVVAVFRKDQLIGLMALRDEPRPDAADAVRQLKSLDIKAVMLTGDNARTAAAISSTLGLDHRADLMPEDKVAAIRKMTDRGRVMMVGDGINDAPALAAAHVGVAMGSGTDVALETADAAMLRNRVSDVAGTIRLARATMANIRQNVTIALGLKGVFLITTILGLTGLWLAILADTGATVLVTLNALRLLTFDPDKQT from the coding sequence ATGAAGATGACCGATACGACCAGTTGCGAATGGACCGTCACGGGGATGGACTGCGCCTCTTGCGCAGGCAAGGTCAGGGGTGCCGTCGAACGCCTGCCCGGCGTCAGCCACGTCGACGTCGCCCTGATGGCCGAACGCCTGCGCCTGACGCTGGACGAAACGCAGACACCCCGCGGTGGGGTAGAGGCGGCGGTGCAAAAGCTGGGGTTCGGCATCGCACCAAAGGGTCAGGTAGCGCCCCGCAAGGGGTTCGTGCTGCCGGGTGGGGCCTTTCCGGCGCAAACGCCGGACGCGGATCACGCCCCGGACACGACGCCACCCCCCGTCAAAACGCCTGACCCCGCGTGGCATCAGACCGCCAAGGGGCGGCTGGTGATCGGCACCGGCCTTCTGCTGGTCGCCGCCTGGGCGGTCAAACTGCTCGCATCGCCCGGCATCGCACAGGGCGCCTTCGTGATCGCCACGCTGATCGGCATCGCGCCCATCGCCCGGCGCGCCGTGAACGCGGCGCGGGCGCGCATGCCGTTCACCATCGAAATGCTGATGACCATTGCCGCCACCGGTGCGCTGATCATCGGGGCCGCAGAAGAGGCCGCGCTGGTCGTCTTCCTCTTCGCCGTGGGCGAAGTGCTGGAAGGCGTGGCCGCCAACAAGGCCCGCGACGGGATCAGGGCGCTGGCGCAACTGGTGCCGAAAACGGCCTTGCTGGACATCTCCGGTCGCACGCAGGAAGTGCCCGCCGACAGCCTGACGATCGGCCAGACCGTGCTGGTCCGCCCCGGCGACCGCGTGCCCGCGGACGGAGAGGTCATCGCAGGCGTGTCCGGTGTCGACGAAAGCCCCGTCACCGGTGAGAGTGTGCCGCACCTCAAGGAACCCGGCGACCCCGTCTATGCCGGGTCGATCAACACCGAAGCCGCCCTGCGGGTCCGCGTGACCAAGGCGGCAGAGGACAACACCATCGCCCGCATCGTGCGGCTGGTCGAGGAAGCCGAAAGCGCCCGCGCGCCGACAGAGCGGTTCATCGACCGCTTCAGCCGCATCTACATGCCTGCCGTGGTGGGCGTCGCCCTGCTGGTGGCAATCGTGCCGCCCCTCGCCGCAGCCCAGCCCTGGGACACCTGGGTCTACCGCGCGCTGGCGCTTCTGCTGATCGGCTGCCCCTGCGCCCTCGTCATCTCGGTCCCGGCCTCCATCGCGTCGGCACACTCGGCGGGTGCGCGGCACGGCATCCTGATGAAAGGCGGCGCCGTGATCGAGGCTGCGGCCCGCACGACCCATGTCGCCTTCGACAAGACCGGCACCCTGACCGTCGGTCGGCCCCGGATCACCGATATCGTGCCCGTCAACGGCACAGAGGCAGAGGTTCTGGCCCTCGCCGCCGGGATCGAGGCAGGTGCCAGCCATCCGCTGGCGCAAGCGATTCTGGCCCGCGCGGCGGCGGACGGGATCGCGCCCCTGCCTGCGACCGCCGCCCGCGCCCTCCCCGGCAAGGGGGCAGAGGCCATGGTCGACGATGCCTTGGCATGGGTCGGCTCGCCCCGGTTTGCCACAGCCTCTGGTGTGCTCGACGACACGGCCCAGCGCAGGGCCACAACACTGGAGGAGGATGGCAAGACGGTCGTCGCCGTCTTCCGCAAGGACCAGCTGATCGGCCTGATGGCCCTGCGGGACGAACCCCGCCCGGACGCCGCCGACGCCGTCCGCCAGCTCAAGTCGCTGGATATCAAGGCCGTCATGCTGACCGGCGACAACGCCCGCACCGCCGCTGCGATCTCAAGCACACTGGGGCTGGATCACCGCGCCGACCTGATGCCGGAAGACAAGGTCGCGGCGATCCGCAAGATGACGGACCGGGGCCGCGTGATGATGGTCGGCGACGGGATCAACGACGCGCCCGCCCTTGCCGCGGCCCATGTGGGCGTGGCGATGGGGTCCGGCACGGACGTCGCCCTTGAAACCGCCGATGCCGCGATGCTGCGCAACCGGGTCAGCGATGTCGCAGGCACGATCCGGCTCGCCCGGGCGACCATGGCGAACATCCGTCAGAACGTGACCATCGCGCTCGGGCTGAAAGGGGTCTTCCTGATCACCACCATTCTGGGCCTGACCGGCCTCTGGCTCGCGATCCTCGCCGATACGGGCGCGACAGTCCTCGTCACGCTGAACGCCCTGCGCCTGCTGACCTTCGATCCCGACAAGCAAACTTAG